One Vitis riparia cultivar Riparia Gloire de Montpellier isolate 1030 chromosome 4, EGFV_Vit.rip_1.0, whole genome shotgun sequence genomic window carries:
- the LOC117912045 gene encoding anthocyanidin 3-O-glucosyltransferase 5-like isoform X3 — protein MESSKPHAALLSSPGLGHLIPMLELGKRLVTHHGFDVTVFTISASTSPAESQLLQSIASPQLLNMVELPPVDMSNLVDADAKLVTRIAAIMREIIPRFRTAISGMKVRPTVLILDFFGFEALHILEFDMPKYIYFPGTAWFLSLSVYAPILDMEVEGEYVDRTEPLSLPGCKPVRPEDVVDPMLDRTNQEYLQYVRMGAGLSKCDGILLNTWEDLEPTTLRALRDEEAMAPFVKVPIYPIGPLTRCPGGVAPRELLDWLDLQPTESVIYVSFGSGGTITIEQLTELAWGLELSQHRFIWVVRPPIQNNLYGSYFTLGNGGDDPIRYLPVGFLGRTKTIGIVIPNWAPQVDILRHPSVGGFLSHCGWSSTLESIVNAVPMIAWPLFAEQRLNATIVTEDLGIAVRPEVLPTKRVVRREEIEKMVRRVMVDKEMRNRVKELKKSGESALSKDASSYNSLSLIAKD, from the coding sequence ATGGAGAGTTCAAAGCCTCACGCAGCACTACTATCCAGCCCCGGTTTGGGTCACCTCATCCCCATGCTGGAGCTCGGGAAACGGCTTGTAACTCATCATGGATTTGACGTTACTGTCTTCACCATATCAGCTTCTACATCACCTGCAGAGTCCCAACTTCTCCAGTCGATTGCCAGTCCCCAGCTCCTAAACATGGTTGAACTCCCCCCAGTGGACATGTCCAACCTAGTTGACGCTGATGCTAAGCTAGTTACACGCATTGCTGCGATTATGAGGGAGATAATACCGAGATTCCGGACCGCAATCTCCGGAATGAAGGTTCGACCCACAGTCCTCATCCTGGACTTCTTTGGATTTGAAGCCCTCCATATCTTAGAATTCGACATGCCAAAGTACATTTACTTCCCTGGGACTGCATGGTTTCTGTCATTATCGGTATATGCTCCAATTTTAGATATGGAGGTGGAAGGGGAGTATGTAGATAGAACAGAACCGCTTAGTCTTCCCGGATGCAAACCGGTACGGCCAGAAGATGTGGTTGACCCGATGCTGGACCGGACGAATCAGGAGTACCTTCAGTACGTGCGCATGGGGGCCGGGCTGTCTAAGTGTGACGGAATTTTGTTGAACACGTGGGAGGATCTGGAACCCACCACGCTCAGAGCACTTAGAGATGAAGAAGCAATGGCACCTTTTGTAAAGGTACCGATTTACCCTATTGGTCCTCTGACAAGATGTCCAGGAGGGGTAGCTCCGAGGGAGCTGTTGGATTGGCTAGACCTGCAACCCACTGAGTCAGTTATTTACGTCTCTTTTGGGAGTGGTGGAACGATCACAATCGAGCAACTCACTGAGCTGGCTTGGGGATTGGAACTGAGCCAGCACAGATTTATCTGGGTGGTGCGGCCGCCcatccaaaataatttatatggGTCCTATTTTACGTTAGGAAACGGAGGTGATGATCCAATACGTTACTTGCCAGTTGGGTTCCTAGGCCGTACCAAAACTATTGGAATTGTGATCCCAAACTGGGCTCCTCAAGTGGATATCCTCCGCCATCCATCGGTCGGAGGATTTTTATCACACTGCGGGTGGAGTTCCACGCTAGAGAGTATAGTCAACGCTGTGCCAATGATTGCGTGGCCTCTTTTCGCGGAGCAAAGATTGAATGCGACGATAGTGACGGAGGATCTCGGAATTGCTGTCAGACCGGAGGTGTTGCCGACTAAGAGGGTGGTGAGGAGAGAGGAGATAGAGAAGATGGTTAGGAGGGTGATGGTTgacaaagaaatgagaaatagaGTAAAAGAACTAAAGAAGAGTGGAGAGAGCGCTTTAAGCAAGGATGCGTCCTCTTATAACTCACTCTCTCTAATAGCCAAAGACTGA
- the LOC117912045 gene encoding anthocyanidin 3-O-glucosyltransferase 5-like isoform X1, with protein sequence MQPWRAQIKPHAALLSGPGLGHLIPVLELDDAVSYVIFHNPSEARAAGRIITKLSIPSCRAVMESSKPHAALLSSPGLGHLIPMLELGKRLVTHHGFDVTVFTISASTSPAESQLLQSIASPQLLNMVELPPVDMSNLVDADAKLVTRIAAIMREIIPRFRTAISGMKVRPTVLILDFFGFEALHILEFDMPKYIYFPGTAWFLSLSVYAPILDMEVEGEYVDRTEPLSLPGCKPVRPEDVVDPMLDRTNQEYLQYVRMGAGLSKCDGILLNTWEDLEPTTLRALRDEEAMAPFVKVPIYPIGPLTRCPGGVAPRELLDWLDLQPTESVIYVSFGSGGTITIEQLTELAWGLELSQHRFIWVVRPPIQNNLYGSYFTLGNGGDDPIRYLPVGFLGRTKTIGIVIPNWAPQVDILRHPSVGGFLSHCGWSSTLESIVNAVPMIAWPLFAEQRLNATIVTEDLGIAVRPEVLPTKRVVRREEIEKMVRRVMVDKEMRNRVKELKKSGESALSKDASSYNSLSLIAKD encoded by the exons ATGCAGCCATGGAGAGCTCAAATTAAGCCTCACGCAGCACTACTATCCGGCCCCGGTTTGGGTCACCTCATCCCCGTCCTGGAGCT AGATGACGCAGTTTCATATGTTATTTTCCACAACCCATCTGAGGCTAGGGCTGCCGGTCGGATAATCACTAAGCTCTCTATCCCCAG TTGCAGAGCAGTTATGGAGAGTTCAAAGCCTCACGCAGCACTACTATCCAGCCCCGGTTTGGGTCACCTCATCCCCATGCTGGAGCTCGGGAAACGGCTTGTAACTCATCATGGATTTGACGTTACTGTCTTCACCATATCAGCTTCTACATCACCTGCAGAGTCCCAACTTCTCCAGTCGATTGCCAGTCCCCAGCTCCTAAACATGGTTGAACTCCCCCCAGTGGACATGTCCAACCTAGTTGACGCTGATGCTAAGCTAGTTACACGCATTGCTGCGATTATGAGGGAGATAATACCGAGATTCCGGACCGCAATCTCCGGAATGAAGGTTCGACCCACAGTCCTCATCCTGGACTTCTTTGGATTTGAAGCCCTCCATATCTTAGAATTCGACATGCCAAAGTACATTTACTTCCCTGGGACTGCATGGTTTCTGTCATTATCGGTATATGCTCCAATTTTAGATATGGAGGTGGAAGGGGAGTATGTAGATAGAACAGAACCGCTTAGTCTTCCCGGATGCAAACCGGTACGGCCAGAAGATGTGGTTGACCCGATGCTGGACCGGACGAATCAGGAGTACCTTCAGTACGTGCGCATGGGGGCCGGGCTGTCTAAGTGTGACGGAATTTTGTTGAACACGTGGGAGGATCTGGAACCCACCACGCTCAGAGCACTTAGAGATGAAGAAGCAATGGCACCTTTTGTAAAGGTACCGATTTACCCTATTGGTCCTCTGACAAGATGTCCAGGAGGGGTAGCTCCGAGGGAGCTGTTGGATTGGCTAGACCTGCAACCCACTGAGTCAGTTATTTACGTCTCTTTTGGGAGTGGTGGAACGATCACAATCGAGCAACTCACTGAGCTGGCTTGGGGATTGGAACTGAGCCAGCACAGATTTATCTGGGTGGTGCGGCCGCCcatccaaaataatttatatggGTCCTATTTTACGTTAGGAAACGGAGGTGATGATCCAATACGTTACTTGCCAGTTGGGTTCCTAGGCCGTACCAAAACTATTGGAATTGTGATCCCAAACTGGGCTCCTCAAGTGGATATCCTCCGCCATCCATCGGTCGGAGGATTTTTATCACACTGCGGGTGGAGTTCCACGCTAGAGAGTATAGTCAACGCTGTGCCAATGATTGCGTGGCCTCTTTTCGCGGAGCAAAGATTGAATGCGACGATAGTGACGGAGGATCTCGGAATTGCTGTCAGACCGGAGGTGTTGCCGACTAAGAGGGTGGTGAGGAGAGAGGAGATAGAGAAGATGGTTAGGAGGGTGATGGTTgacaaagaaatgagaaatagaGTAAAAGAACTAAAGAAGAGTGGAGAGAGCGCTTTAAGCAAGGATGCGTCCTCTTATAACTCACTCTCTCTAATAGCCAAAGACTGA
- the LOC117912045 gene encoding anthocyanidin 3-O-glucosyltransferase 5-like isoform X2 yields the protein MQPWRAQIKPHAALLSGPGLGHLIPVLELDDAVSYVIFHNPSEARAAGRIITKLSIPRAVMESSKPHAALLSSPGLGHLIPMLELGKRLVTHHGFDVTVFTISASTSPAESQLLQSIASPQLLNMVELPPVDMSNLVDADAKLVTRIAAIMREIIPRFRTAISGMKVRPTVLILDFFGFEALHILEFDMPKYIYFPGTAWFLSLSVYAPILDMEVEGEYVDRTEPLSLPGCKPVRPEDVVDPMLDRTNQEYLQYVRMGAGLSKCDGILLNTWEDLEPTTLRALRDEEAMAPFVKVPIYPIGPLTRCPGGVAPRELLDWLDLQPTESVIYVSFGSGGTITIEQLTELAWGLELSQHRFIWVVRPPIQNNLYGSYFTLGNGGDDPIRYLPVGFLGRTKTIGIVIPNWAPQVDILRHPSVGGFLSHCGWSSTLESIVNAVPMIAWPLFAEQRLNATIVTEDLGIAVRPEVLPTKRVVRREEIEKMVRRVMVDKEMRNRVKELKKSGESALSKDASSYNSLSLIAKD from the exons ATGCAGCCATGGAGAGCTCAAATTAAGCCTCACGCAGCACTACTATCCGGCCCCGGTTTGGGTCACCTCATCCCCGTCCTGGAGCT AGATGACGCAGTTTCATATGTTATTTTCCACAACCCATCTGAGGCTAGGGCTGCCGGTCGGATAATCACTAAGCTCTCTATCCCCAG AGCAGTTATGGAGAGTTCAAAGCCTCACGCAGCACTACTATCCAGCCCCGGTTTGGGTCACCTCATCCCCATGCTGGAGCTCGGGAAACGGCTTGTAACTCATCATGGATTTGACGTTACTGTCTTCACCATATCAGCTTCTACATCACCTGCAGAGTCCCAACTTCTCCAGTCGATTGCCAGTCCCCAGCTCCTAAACATGGTTGAACTCCCCCCAGTGGACATGTCCAACCTAGTTGACGCTGATGCTAAGCTAGTTACACGCATTGCTGCGATTATGAGGGAGATAATACCGAGATTCCGGACCGCAATCTCCGGAATGAAGGTTCGACCCACAGTCCTCATCCTGGACTTCTTTGGATTTGAAGCCCTCCATATCTTAGAATTCGACATGCCAAAGTACATTTACTTCCCTGGGACTGCATGGTTTCTGTCATTATCGGTATATGCTCCAATTTTAGATATGGAGGTGGAAGGGGAGTATGTAGATAGAACAGAACCGCTTAGTCTTCCCGGATGCAAACCGGTACGGCCAGAAGATGTGGTTGACCCGATGCTGGACCGGACGAATCAGGAGTACCTTCAGTACGTGCGCATGGGGGCCGGGCTGTCTAAGTGTGACGGAATTTTGTTGAACACGTGGGAGGATCTGGAACCCACCACGCTCAGAGCACTTAGAGATGAAGAAGCAATGGCACCTTTTGTAAAGGTACCGATTTACCCTATTGGTCCTCTGACAAGATGTCCAGGAGGGGTAGCTCCGAGGGAGCTGTTGGATTGGCTAGACCTGCAACCCACTGAGTCAGTTATTTACGTCTCTTTTGGGAGTGGTGGAACGATCACAATCGAGCAACTCACTGAGCTGGCTTGGGGATTGGAACTGAGCCAGCACAGATTTATCTGGGTGGTGCGGCCGCCcatccaaaataatttatatggGTCCTATTTTACGTTAGGAAACGGAGGTGATGATCCAATACGTTACTTGCCAGTTGGGTTCCTAGGCCGTACCAAAACTATTGGAATTGTGATCCCAAACTGGGCTCCTCAAGTGGATATCCTCCGCCATCCATCGGTCGGAGGATTTTTATCACACTGCGGGTGGAGTTCCACGCTAGAGAGTATAGTCAACGCTGTGCCAATGATTGCGTGGCCTCTTTTCGCGGAGCAAAGATTGAATGCGACGATAGTGACGGAGGATCTCGGAATTGCTGTCAGACCGGAGGTGTTGCCGACTAAGAGGGTGGTGAGGAGAGAGGAGATAGAGAAGATGGTTAGGAGGGTGATGGTTgacaaagaaatgagaaatagaGTAAAAGAACTAAAGAAGAGTGGAGAGAGCGCTTTAAGCAAGGATGCGTCCTCTTATAACTCACTCTCTCTAATAGCCAAAGACTGA